Below is a genomic region from Streptomyces sp. NBC_00461.
GAGCGCGGCTCCCTTCCCGCCCAGCTCCATCAACTGACGCTTCATGTCCCGCCCGCAGGCCTCGGCGATGCGCTGCCCGACCGCGGTGGAGCCGGTGAAGCTCACCATGTCGACGTCCGGTGACGCGACGGCCGCCTCGCCGACCGAGGCCGAGCGGCCGGAGACGACGTTCACCACACCCGGCGGCGCCCCCGCTGCCTCCAGCGCCTCCGCCATGCGGTAGACCGACAGGGGGTCCTGCGGGGCGGGCTTCACCACGACCGTGTTGCCCATGGCGAGGGCGGGGGCGATCTTGCCGGCCGGGTTCGCCCACGGGTTGTTGTACGACGTGACGCAGGTGACGACCCCGACCGGCTGCCGCACGGCCAGCGCCCCCATCACGCTCGCCTTCCCCGCCCCCACTGCCTTAAAGGCGTGGGAGGTGCCCCCAGCCGCCTCGTTGACCTGCGGCGGGATCGCCCACTCGGCGGGCTCCACACGTGCGTACCGCCGGAACCGGGCCACACCCACCCCGACCTGCATCGCCCGCGCCGTCCCCGTCGTGGCACCGGTCTCGGCCTGCGCGAGTTCGGCGTACGGCGCGAACCGGCTCACGATGATGTCCGCCGCCCGCCCGAGGACCGCCGACCGCTCCTCGGGCGAGGTCCTGGACCACGGCCCGAAGGCCTCGCGGGCCGCGGCACACGCCGCGTGCACCTGATCCCGCGAGGCCTCCGGAGCCCACCCGACGGTCTGTTCGGTCGCCGGGTCGACGACGGCGTAGTGCCCGTCGTCCGGCTCGACCCAGGCGCCACCGACGAACAGCGGCTGCCCGTCGGTCACTTCGCTCACCGGGTGCTCACCGTCCTGGTGTCCCGCCCGGACCTGAGCACCTTCCCGGGTACGGCGCCGCTCACCACGTCGTCCCGGATCGCCTCGACCCCGTTGACCCACACGGCCCGTATCCCGATCGCCCTGGCGTCGAGCCGCGGGCTGTCACCCGGCAGGTCGTGCACCAGGGTGGCCTGGCCCGCGTCGATCCGTTCCGGGTCGAAGAGCACCAGGTCCGCATGGAAGCCCTCCTCCACCCGTCCCCGCTCGCGCAGCCCGAACAGCCGCGCCGGATCGGCGGTCAGCATCTTCACCGCCTGCTCCAGGCCGACCAGCTTCCGCCGGCGCAGACAGTCACCGAGGAACCGGGTCGTGTACGGCGCCCCGCACATCCGGTCCAGATGCGCGCCCGCGTCGGAGCCGCCCAGCATGACGTCCTCGTGCTGCCAGGTCTCGGCCCGCAGCGCCCAGGACGCCGGGTCGTTGTCGGTGGGCATGGGCCACAGGACCGTACGCAGGTCGTCGGCGGCGCAGATCTCGACCAGGCACTGGAAGGGTTCCAGGCCCCGCTCCTCGGCGATGTCCCCGACCACCCGCCCGCTCAGCCCTCGGTTCGCCTCGCTGTAGGTGTCGCCGATGACGTACCGCCCGAAGTTCGCGAGCCGCCGGAAGACGCCCGCCTCCTTGGACCGGGCGCGGAGCAGCATCTCGGCCCGCACGTCCGCGTCCCGCAGCTTCGCGATCCGCTCCGGGACGGGCAGCCCCAGGATCGGGCCCCAACCGGGTATCAGGTTCAGCGCGCAGAACGTGCCCAGGGACATGTTCATCGGCGTGAGGATCGGCATGGTGAGCGCGACGATCCGACCGCCCGCCTTGCGCGCCTGCTCGCTCGCCAGCAGCTGCCGGGGTACGCGCTCGGGGACGGCGGCGTCGATGGTCAGGACGTTCCAGTTCAGGGGGCGTCCCGCGGCCGCGCTCATCTCCGCCAGCAGGTCGATCTCGGCGTCGCTGAACTGGTCCAGGCAGCCCGCCACGATCGCCTCGATCTGCGTGCCCTCGTGCTCGCCGACGGCACGTGACAGCGCGAGCAGTTCCGCCGGCTTCGCATGCCGGGAGGCGACCGGCTGCCCGTCGCCGTCGGAGTGGGTGGACGACTGGGTGGTGGACAAGCCCCAGGCACCGGCGTCCATCGCCTCATGGAACAGGCGGAGCATGGCGTCCAGTTGCTCGTCGGTCGGTTGCCCACCGACGGCGTCCGGCCCCATCACATACCGCCGCAGCGCACAATGCCCCACCATGAAACCCGCGTTGACGGCGATCCGCCCCTCCAGGGCGTCCAGATACTCCCCGAAGCCGTTCCAGCTCCAGGGCGCCCCCTCCTCCAGCGCGACCAGCGACATCCCCTCGACCTTGGACATCATGCGGCGCGTGTAGTCGGCGTCGTCCGGGCGGTCCGGATTCAACGGTGCCAGCGTGAACCCACAGTTCCCGGCCGCGACGGTCGTCACCCCGTGGTTCAGGGACGGCGTGGCATACGGATCCCAGAACAACTGGGCGTCGTAGTGCGTGTGAGGATCGACGAAGCCAGGGGCGAGGACGAGCCCGGCGGCATCCTCCGTCGTCCGGGCCTCCTCGGTGATGATCCCGACGGCGGCGATACGACCGTCCCGTATCCCGACATCGGCGGTGAAGCCAGGCGCGCCGGTCCCGTCGACGACGGTCGCGCCTTTGATGACGTGATCAAGCATGAGGGTGCCCTCCTCAAACCTCCGTTGCGCCGGCCTACCTGTCTTCAGGGGCGCGGGGCTGTATCGATATGCGGCTCCGCCGCGTGCGGGCGACCGGCCACAGCGCACCCGCACCCGCCGACGGCGATCAGACGGCGGCCCGGAACCGCGAAGTCCGATGAACGGGATCCGTATCGATCTTCGGAATCACGTGCTCCCCGATCAGCCGAATCGTCTGCAACGTCTCCTCCTTCGGCACCCCCACCGGCAACCCGAAGCTCAGCTGATCGGCCCCGGCCTGCTCCCACCGCTTGCACTGCGTGAACACCTCGTCGGGATCACCGCAGATCAGCAGCTCCTCCTCGATGAGCAGCTCCACGAACTCCGGCGTGTACTCCGGCAAGGTCTCCGGCCACACCGGGAACCCCTCGGGACGGGGAAACGTGTCGTGGTACCGGAACACCAGCGAGGGGAGGTAGTGCAGCCCCCCGTGCACGGCGATGTCGATCGCCTCGGCATGGGTCGGCGCGCAGATCGCCGTCGTCGTCACCATCACGTTGTCGTTGACGAACTCGCCGACCGGCTCCGCGTTCACGACCGCCGTCTTGTACTGCTCCAGCACCCACTCCATGTCGGAGACCTTCTGGATGCTGAAGCCCAGCACTCCGAGCCCCTTGCGGGCGGCCATGGCGTACGACGGGGGCGACCCGGCCGCGTACCACATCGCCGGGTGCGACTTCCCGTACGGCTTCGGCAGGATCTTCCGTGGCGGCAGCTGCCAGTGCTTGCCCTGGAAGCCGACGTACTCGTCCTGCATCCACATCTTCGGGAACTCGGCGATGGTCTCTTCCCAGATCTCCTTGGTGTAGTTCATGTCCGTCACGCCCGGAATGAACCCGAGGATCTCGTGCGAGCCGGCCCCGCGCCCGCTGCCGAACTCGAAGCGGTTGCCGGTGAGATGGTCGAGCATGGCGACCTTCTCGGCGACCTTCACCGGGTGGTTGACCTGGGCGAGGGGGTTGAAGATCCCCGAGCCGAGGTGGATGCGCTCGGTCGCGTGAGCGAGGTACCCCAAGAACACATCGTTGGCGGAGAGGTGCGAGTACTCCTCCAGGAAGTGGTGCTCGGACGCCCAGGCGTACTTGAAGCCCGACCTGTCCGCCTGGATGACGTACTCGGTCTCCTCCATCAGCGCCTTGTGCTCGGCGAGCGGGTCGGTCTCGGCGCGCTTGCCCACGTATCCCTGTACAAAGAGCCCGAATTCCAAGGCGGGTCACCATCCCTACATTCCTGACGCACCGTCAGATTCCCTGCCGCCCGACTGTTGCACCGCCCGCACGCACCGTCAATAGCTGACGGCCAGTCAGATAGTGGCGGGACGACCGGCCCTGAAGACCGACCCCGGCGACCGGTCAGAAGACCGACACGCCCGCCAGCCACCCCCCGTCGATCACGAACGGCTGCCCCGTGATGTACGAGGAGTCGTCAGCGGTCAGGAACAGCGCGAGGCGAGCGACCTCCTCCGGCCTCCCGATCCGCCCGAGCGGCACGAGCTTGCGGTACAGCTCGTCCAGGGCCCGGCCCGTCTCCGCCGCGTCCGCCGCCGGGTCCAGCCGGGCCGGGTTGGACATGGCGGTGTCGATGGCGCCGGGGCACATGGCGTTGACCCGGATGCGCCGGTCCGCGAGTTCCAGGGCGGCGACGCGGGTGAGGCCGAGGATGGCGTGCTTGGTGGCGGCGTACGTGCCGACGGCAGCCATGCCCGTCACAGCCGTGTAGGACGCGGTGTTGACGATCGTGCCGCCGTCCTCCATCACCGGCGCGACGGTCTTGATGCCGAGGAAGCAGCCGACCTGGTTGACCCGCACGACCTGCATGAACTCGTCGAGGGGTGTGTCGAGGAGGGAGTTGAAGCGCAGGATGCCGGCGTTGTTGACCAGTCCGTCGACGCGGCCGTACGCGTTCTTGACCGTGCTCACGGCGGACCGCCACTGGTCTTCCTCGCCGACGTCCAGGTGGACGTACCGGCCGCCGATGTCCCGCGCCAGGGCCTCGCCCTGTTCGTCGAGGACGTCGGCGACCACGACCTCGGCCCCCTCCGCCCTGAACAGGCGGGCCTCCTGCTCCCCCTGTCCGCGCGCCGCGCCGGTGACGATGACTACGCGTCCGTCGAGCTTGCCCATGACGGCCCCCTTCTACATGGTGGACACGGTGGACTCGGCATCGTAGCGCCATATCTGACGGAACGTCAGGTGTCAGATGCGCTGCCTGTCGTGACCGGGAACCCGAGGAGACTGACGTCATCCGCCTGCTCGAAGACCCTCAGGCCGCACGCCGACCCGGACCACCCTCGGCCGGAACCCGCCCGGCACATGGCCGAGCAGGTCACCAAGCAACTGAAACCGACCGACTCACCAGGCTTGACACGTTCCGCGTCTCGTGGTCGACGAGGACGAGGCCGCCACCATCCGAGTTCTCCGCGTGCACGGGCGGGCTCGGCCTTGCACCGAGCCCGCCGCTCCAACTCCACCCGTTCCTGATCGCTCGCTGTGACGCTCACCCGGTTCGGCGTACGTCGCTGCCCGCGAACGTCAGGAACACCAGGACCTGGGGCACGCCACCGGCTAGGGCTGCAGTGTCAGCACGCCCGGCCGGTACGGCAGGAGGCCGTAGTCCATGCCGTCGGTGCTGGGGTCGCGCCCCTGGTAGAGGAACTGGAGGTTGCAAGGGTCGATGGTCTTGGTCTGGTCGGGGTTGGTGCGAACCAGATCGCCGTGGCTGATGTCGTTGGTCCAGGCGGCGCCACTGTTGGCCTTGCCGGCGAAGGGGTTGCTCACGGTGTCGGCCTGCGGTGTCCACGGGCCGTCCAGGCTGGTGGCGGTGAACGAACGGAAGAAGCGCCCGTTGTTGCCCCCCTGCGCCTCGACGATCATGAGGTACTGGTTCTGGCCCTGGACTTTGTAGACCTCCGGCGCCTCGAACAGGTTGGCCGCCGTGTCGCTCATGATCTTCGTGAACGACGAACCGAAGCTGCCCGGGAAGTTCCCGATGGACATGTTGGACCGATAGATGTTGCCTTGGTCGTCGGCGAAGAACATGTACATGTTCGTGTCGTCGCCGATGAGGGTCACGTCGAGGGGGCCCCCAGCCGGGAGGGTGCCCGTGAACAGCGTCTGCTGCGCGGACCAGCCGTTGGGGTCGGTGGGGTCGCTCGAAGTGCGGTAGGAGAAGGCATCTGGCCAACCCCCGTTGTAGGCGAGCACCCAGATGTTCTTCGGGGCGAAGTAGAACAGCGTCGGCGCGATGCCATCGAAGGGAATCGTGTTCTGGGTGGCGGTGGCCATGTCGGACCAGTTCGTGAAGGGGCTGAAGGTCGTCAATCCCCAGCGCCCATCGTTACCGGCGAGGGTGTTGTGCGTCGTGGCATAGACGACGTGCTTGCCGTTGTAGACGACGCTGGTGAAGTCCTTGAGCGAGGCCCACCCCGACTTCGGCTGCGCCAGCGGGCCGGTCGATGTCCAGCGGTACGTCGACGGAAGAGCACACGCGTTGCTCGCCCGGGGCACGTCGGTCCCTTTCTGGTTGTCGCCGGCCGCCTGAGCCGGGCTGACGACGAGCAGCCCCGCCAACGCGGCCAGGGCCGCAACCGCGGCGGCTAGCACCACGGACGGACGTTTGAGACTGAACCTACTTCTGCGCATAAGGACCTCGTCATCCTTGGGCAAGCGACTCCGGTTTGGCCCGTCAGGGGCTGTCCGGGGGCGGTGTGGTGCGGCCCTGAGTGTTCGGCATAGCGAACATTGACCGAAGGGTCGAGCAACTGGATCATAGGGTTCCGGTGATCAGCGTCAATACCTCTCGCAAAATTCGCGGGCAGAAACGTTCGCAGGCCGAAACCAGTCGGCTTCAAGTCCCGTGGTTGTACGGGTCTTTGGCTGGGGGTCAGGTAGCGGTGCGGGCGCGGGCTTGGTGATCATTGCGGACCCCGACCAGGTCGCTCACCTGAGTCTCTGGTTCGGCTCGGTGCCCGACCCGCGCTCGCTTGCGGGGCCGGCGGCACTCACTGACGCCGGTCCGGTCGACGCGTGCCTGCGGCGGCCGTCTGCGGTGCGGGGAGCGTCGAGAACTCGCCGAGCGGGTGCGAGGGCCTCGGGTGGGCCGAGGAGGAGGGATCACGCATGCCCCCACCCCCCACCCCACTCGGATATCGGGCGCGCGACGCGTCGCCCGAGTCGCCGTGGCCGCCGGCCTCGTCTCCGCGCTCGCCGCGCTCGGCCCCCTACCCGCAGCCTTCGCCGCGGACGGCTCCACCGTCGCCACGGCCGACCCCGGCTTCAAGTCCGCGCACGCCAAGCTCGGTTCGGACGACACCCACCTCCTCGCGCAGGCCAAGGCGCACCGCGACAAGAACGTCACGATGATGATCGCCACCGCTCCCGGCGGGACCGAGCAGGTCGCCCGCGAACTGGACGCCGTCAAGGGCGGCTCCGTCGCCCGGACGTACGACAGGCTCGGATACATCCGGGCCACCGTTCCGACCGGCAGGGCGGACTCGGCCATCGCCGCCGCCGCGAAACTCACCTCCGTGCAGGCCATCGAGGCATGACAGCGAGCGGCTACCGAAGTCGCACGAGTGGCCCCATGCCGCTGCCCCCGCCGCCGGACCGGCCGGGGCCCGGCTCCCTGCAGCGGCTGAACGAGGGGCTGTCCGTCCTGTGGTCAACGGGAAGGGCAGCCTCTACAGCAGGGTCCGCACCTCCGCCCCGAAGGCCGCCATCTGGTCGGTGAGTTCGGTGCGTCCGCGGCACCGGAACCGCACCTGGATCTGGTGCACCCCCATGGCGCGGTAGGCGCGGAGGGACTCGGCGAGCGCGTCCGGGGAGCCGGTGAGGGTGCGGCGGCCGACGTCCCAGGTGGCCGTTCCGAGGTACAGGGGCTCGGTGATCGCGCCGATCACGAACGGCCCCTCGATGCACGCCTCTTCCCGCAGTCGCCGGATCCGTTCGATCTGTGCGGGCAGCCGGTCGCGCGGATCGCCCTGCGGCAGCCAGCCGTCGCCCTTGAGGGCGGCCCGGCGCACGGCGGCGGGCGAGGAGCCGCCCACCCAGAGGGGGACGTTCTGCTGGGCCGGCCTGGGGCGCTGGCCCAGGCCCGCGAAGTCGTGGAGCTTGCCGTGGTGCTCGGGGAACTCGTCCGGGCCGAGGGCGGCGCGCAGGGCGTCGATGTTCTCGTCGAGCACGGCCCCGCGCCGCTCGAAGTCGACGCCGAGCGCCTCGAACTCCTCACGCACGTGCCCGGCCCCGACACCGAGGATCAGCCGCCCGCCGCTGAGGTGATCGAGGGTGGCGTACTGCTTGGCCGTGAGCAGGGGGTGCCGTAGCCCCACGACGGCCACGTGACTGAGCAGCCGCACCCGCTCGGTCACCCCCGCGAGGAAGGCGAGGGTGGCCACGGGGTCGTACCAGACCGTGCTCATGGCGGCGGCCAGGCGCCGCGGAACGGCCACGTGGTCGCAGCTCGCGACGTAGTCGAAGCCGGCCCGGTCGGCGCCGCGGGCGATCTCCGCCAGGTCCTCGGGGCCGGCCCCGGCCTCCCACTGCTCGGCGTAGATGGTGCTCTGGGACTGGACGGGCAGCTGCATCCCGTACGAGAGGGCACTCACCGCGCCCAGAGCCCTTCGGGGGTGAGCCCCAGCAGCTCGATGGCGTTGCCCCGCACGATCCGCTCCACCACCTGAGCCTCCAGGTGCCCCATCTGCGCCTCGCCGACCTCGCGGGACTTGGGCCAGGTGGAGTCGGAGTGGGGGTAGTCGGTCTCGTACAGGACGTTGCCCGGGCCGATGGAGTCGAGGTTCCTCAGGCCGAAGGCGTCGTCGAAGAAGCAGCCGTAGACGTGCTCGGCGAACAGCTCGGACGGCGGGCGGTGGACCTTGTCGGCGACCCCGCCCCAGCCGCGGTTCTCCTCCCAGACGACGTCGGCGCGCTCCAGGATGTAGGGGATCCAGCCGATCTGCCCCTCGGCGTACATGACCTTGAGGTTCGGGAAGCGCTCGAACTTGCCGCTCATCAGCCAGTCGACCATCGAGAAGCAGCAGTTGGCGAAGGTGATCGTCGAACCCACCGCGGGCGGCGCGTCCTTGGACGTCGACGGCATCCGACTGCTGGAGCCGATGTGCATGGCGACGACCGTGCCGGTCTCGTCGCAGGCCGCGAGGAAGGGGTCCCAGTCGTCGGTGTGGACGGACGGCAGGCCGAGGTGCGGGGGTATCTCGGAGAAGGCGACGGCCCGGACACCGCGGGCGGCGTTGCGCCGCACCTCGGCGGCGGCGAGTTCCGCGTCCCACAGGGGTATGAGCGTGAGGGGTATGAGCCGCCCCTGGGCCGCCGGGCCGCACCACTCCTCCACCATCCAGTCGTTGTAGGCCTGCACGCAGAGCAGGCCCAGCTCGTGGTCCTTGGCCTCGGTGAAGGTCTGACCGCAGAAGCGGGGGAAGGTCGGGAAGCAGACGGCGGACTGGACGTGGTTGACGTCCATGTCGGCGAGGCGCTGCGGGACGTCGTACGAGCCGGGCCGCATCTGCTCGTAGGTGATCACCTCCAGCTTGATGTCGTCCCTGCTGTAGCCGACCGCCGTGTCCAGGCGGGTGAGGGGGCGGTGCAGGTCCTCGTAGACCCACCAGTCGCCCAGCGGGCCGTCGTCGCCCGGTTTGCCCATGACCGGCCGGAAGCGCCCGCCCAGGAAGGTCATTTCCTTCAGCGGTGCGCGGACTATGCGCGGGCCGACGTCCCGGTACTTCTCCGGGAGGCGGCTCTGCCAGACGTCGGCGGGCTCCACCGTGTGGTCGTCGACGGAGATGATCAGCGGAAACGTGGTCTGCGCGGTGGCTTGGGTGTCCATGGCGGCCACGGTAGCGCCGATCTGACGGGCCGTCAGCTATGTGGTTGTGGACTTCTTGGCGCTCGGGAATGGCCCGGGAATGTTCGGAAGTGTGCGAAGAGCAGGTGAGGGCCTTGTGATATCCCGCGCGTCTGTCGGTGACCGCGCGCTCCACAGCTGACGCATCCGCCGAGAACAAGGCAAACTGACGGAGTTGCTCACTGTGTCTAGGGGGACGGCGATGGACGGTGTACCGCGAGTGCCGGAGCAGAGGCGGTCCGGCTCCTGCGCGGAGCCGGTCGCGCTGAGCTTCGGCGTGCTCGGTCCGGTACGAGCCCGACGCGGCGAGGTGCAGCTCAGCACCGGCTCCCCGCAGCAACGCGCCCTGCTCGCCGCCCTGCTGCTGCGCGAGGGCCGCACGGCGACCGCGGGCGAGCTGATCGACGCCCTGTGGGGCGAGGAGCCGCCGTCGCAGGCACTGGCGGCACTGCGCACGTACGCCTCCCGGCTGCGGAAGGTGCTGGACCCCAGGGTCCTGGTGAGCGAGTCCGGCGGGTACGCGGTGCGCGGGCTCGCCGAGGGCGCGCTGGACCTGGCGGTGGCGCAGGAGCTGGCGGCCGAGGCGGAGAAGGCGCGGGGCTCCGGGGACCTGCGCCATGCACGGGAGGTGCTGGGCCGCGCGCTGGCGCTGTGGGACGGCGAGGCGCTGGCCGGCGTGCCGGGCCCGTACGCGGAGACCCAGCGGGTCCGTCTGGAGGAGTGGCGGCTGCAACTCCTCGAATCCCGGCTGGACATGGACCTGGAGCAGGGGTGCCACGCGGAGGCGGTGTCGGAGCTGACCGCCCTGACGGCCGCGCACCCCCTGCGCGAGCGGCTGCGCGAACTGCTGATGCTGGCGCTGTACCGCAGCGGCCGCCAGGCGGAGGCGCTGGCCGTGTACACGGACACCCGGCAGCTGCTGGCGGACGAACTCGGCGTGGATCCACGTCCGGGGCTGCGGGAACTGCAGCAGCGGATCCTGCGGGCCGACCCGAGTCTGGCGCAGGCCCCGTCCCCGAAGGCCGAGCCGGCCTCCACCCTCGTCCGCCCGGCCCAGCTCCCGGCCACGGTCCCGGACTTCACCGGCCGTTCGGCCTTCGTGGCCGAGCTGGGTGAGGTGCTGGCCTCGGCGGAGGGCCGGGTGATGGCGGTGTCGGCGGTGGCGGGCATCGGGGGCGTGGGCAAGACCACGCTCGCCGTGCACGTCGCCCACCAGGCGCGGGCCGCCTTCCCGGACGGGCAGCTGTACGTCGACCTCCAGGGCGCCGGCGCGAGTTCGGCGGAACCGGAGACCGTGCTCGGGTCGTTCCTGCGCGCGCTCGGCACCGTGGACTCGGCGATCCCGGACTCCCTGGAGGAACGCTCGGCGCTGTACCGCTCGGTCCTGGACGGCCGCCGGGTGCTGGTCCTGCTGGACAACGCCCGGGACGCGGCCCAGGTACGGCCCCTGCTCCCCGGCACGGAGGGCTGCGCGGCCCTGGTGACGTCACGGGTGCGGATGGTCGACCTGGCGGGCGCCCACCTCGTGGACCTGGACGTGATGTCGCCGGACGAGGCTCTGTCGCTGTTCACCAAGATCGTGGGCGCCGAGCGGGTGGCCTCGGAGCGGAAGGCCGCCCTGGACGTCGTGGCGGCGTGCGGGTTCCTCCCGCTGGCGATCCGCATCGCGGCCTCCCGCCTGGCGGCCCGCCGCACCTGGACCGTCTCCGTCCTCGCCGCCAAGCTGGCGGACGAACGCCGCCGCCTGGACGAACTGCAGGCCGGCGACCTGGCGGTCAAGGCCACCTTCGAGCTGGGCTACGGCGCGCTGGAGCCGGCCCAGGCACGCGCGTTCCGTCTCCTGGGGCTCGCGGACGGCCCGGACATCTCGGTGGCGGCGGCCGCCGCGGTGCTGGACCTTCCGGCCGACGAGACGGAGGACCTGCTGGAGTCCCTCGTCGACACCTCCCTGCTGGAGTCGGCGGCTCCCGGCCGCTACCGCTACCACGACCTGGTCCGGCTCTACGCGCGTGCGTGCGCGGAGCGGGACGAGTGGCCGCCGAGCGAGCGTGATGCGGCGATGTCGCGGTTGCTGGACTTCTACCTGGCCACCGCGGCCGGGGTGTACGCGATCGAGCGGCCGGGGGACCGGCTGGTGGACCAGCTGGCCCCGACCGCCCATCCGGGGCTGGTCTTCGCCGACCGCCACGCGGCGCAGGACTGGCTGTACGCGGAGGCGATCTGCCTCCTGGCCTGCGTCACCCGGTCCGCGGGCCGGCCGGAGACCCTCGCCCGCGCCATCGACCTGCTGTGGGCCGCGCACGACCTGTCCGAGTCGGGCGCCAACTCCAAGGGATACGAGGCGACCGCGCAGACCCTGGTGGAGGCTTCCCGGCGGCTCGGCGATCCGCGGGCCGAGGCGCGTGCCCTGATGACCCTGGTGACCGTCCATCTCGTGATCGGCCGCTTCGAGCAGGCGGACCAGGAGGCCGAGCGCGCCACCCTCCTCGCGCGACAGGCGCGGGACCTTCTCCCGGTCTGCTGGGCGAGCAACGCACGCGGGATCCTCGCGCTCTACCAGAACCGCCACGCCGACGGCGAGGAGCACCTCTCCCAGGCCATCGAGCACTTCCGCACGCTGGGCGACCGCCCCGGCGAGGCGAGCGCCCTGTGCAACCTCTCCCGCATCCACCTCGCCACCGGGCGCACGACCAGCGCGGTCGCGCTGGCCCGGGAGGGCATCGGCGTCTACGACGCGATGGGCAACACCATGCGGGGCGCGAACGCCCGGTACGCGCTCGGTCTGGCGCTCACCCAGAGCGGCGAGCTGGACTCCGCGACCGACCGGCTGCACGAGGCGCTGGAGGTGTTCCGGGACAGCCGCCAGCGCCTGTGGGAGGGCATGAGCCTGTTCCGGCTGGCCGAGGTCGATCTCGCCGCCCGGCGCCCCGCGCAGGCCGCGGCGAACGCCGAGATGGCGCTGACGGTGCTGCGCGGCATCGGCGGGGAGTGGCGGCGGGGCAACGTCCTGACCGTCCTGGGCCGTGCCCTCAGCGGCATCGGGCAGACGGGCCGGGCGCAGGTCTGCTGGCAGGAAGCCGTGGCGATCTACGAGGACCTGGGCTCCGACGAGGCCGTGGAGGTACGGGCACTGCTGACACCGTTGCGCGCGGCCTGAGGGGCCCGCGGAGGCGTTCATCATTCGTTTATCGCCTTCCGCCATGCTGAAGGCAGTCGATCCGTCGCGTCGGGGGGCAGACGGGTCACTGGCGGGCCCCATACCCACTTATCGGGGCGAGCGGCCCAGCAGGGTCCGTCCGGTCGTCCTCGGGGGAGTGACCGGGCGGGCCCTGCCGATCCATCCATGCGATCCACCAAGGGGAGTTGACGACCATGAGCGACGAGCTCAAGCCGGAGGACCTGCACGCCACGTCCACGACGGACGGCAAGGTCACGACCCAGGACCTGCACGCCACGGACAAGCCCGTGAAGCCCGACGACCTGCACGCCACGGACGAGCCCTTGGAGACCAAGGACCTGCACGCCACGTCGGAGCCCTTCAAGCCGACCAAGGCGTAAGCCTCCTCGCACGGGGACCGGCCGCGGCGGCACGGAGGGGAGCCGCCGCGGCCGAGGTGTGCCCGCGCTCAGCGCGCCCGCCCCCGCAGTTCCCCCTTGACCACCTTCCCGCTCGCGTTCCGGGGCAGTTCCGTCAGGAACTCCACCTGCCTGGGCACCTTGTAGTTCGCCATCTCCCGCCGTGCCCACGCCATCAGGTCGTCCGCCGTGAGGACCGCGCCCGCCCGCCGCACCACACAGGCCTTCCCGACCTCCCCGAGCCGCGGATCCGGTACGCCGATCACCGCGACGTCCGCCACATCCGGGTGCAGGCCCAGCAGTTGCTCTATCTCCGCCGGGTAGGCGTTGAAGCCGCCGACGATGAACATGTCCTTGATGCGGTCGGTGATCCTGAGGCAGCCCGTCTCGTCCAGCACGCCCACATCCCCGGTCCGCAGCCAGCCGTCCGCCGTCAGCACCTCGGCCGTGGCCGTCTCGTCCTCGTAGTAGCCGCGCATGACGTTGAAGCCGCGCACCAGGACCTCGCCGGGCTCGCCGGGCGGTGCCTCGACCCGCACCTCGGTGCCCGGTATCGCCCGCCCGGACGTCGAGGCGATCACCGTGGGGTCGTCGCCGCGCCGG
It encodes:
- a CDS encoding amidohydrolase family protein is translated as MDTQATAQTTFPLIISVDDHTVEPADVWQSRLPEKYRDVGPRIVRAPLKEMTFLGGRFRPVMGKPGDDGPLGDWWVYEDLHRPLTRLDTAVGYSRDDIKLEVITYEQMRPGSYDVPQRLADMDVNHVQSAVCFPTFPRFCGQTFTEAKDHELGLLCVQAYNDWMVEEWCGPAAQGRLIPLTLIPLWDAELAAAEVRRNAARGVRAVAFSEIPPHLGLPSVHTDDWDPFLAACDETGTVVAMHIGSSSRMPSTSKDAPPAVGSTITFANCCFSMVDWLMSGKFERFPNLKVMYAEGQIGWIPYILERADVVWEENRGWGGVADKVHRPPSELFAEHVYGCFFDDAFGLRNLDSIGPGNVLYETDYPHSDSTWPKSREVGEAQMGHLEAQVVERIVRGNAIELLGLTPEGLWAR
- a CDS encoding AfsR/SARP family transcriptional regulator → MDGVPRVPEQRRSGSCAEPVALSFGVLGPVRARRGEVQLSTGSPQQRALLAALLLREGRTATAGELIDALWGEEPPSQALAALRTYASRLRKVLDPRVLVSESGGYAVRGLAEGALDLAVAQELAAEAEKARGSGDLRHAREVLGRALALWDGEALAGVPGPYAETQRVRLEEWRLQLLESRLDMDLEQGCHAEAVSELTALTAAHPLRERLRELLMLALYRSGRQAEALAVYTDTRQLLADELGVDPRPGLRELQQRILRADPSLAQAPSPKAEPASTLVRPAQLPATVPDFTGRSAFVAELGEVLASAEGRVMAVSAVAGIGGVGKTTLAVHVAHQARAAFPDGQLYVDLQGAGASSAEPETVLGSFLRALGTVDSAIPDSLEERSALYRSVLDGRRVLVLLDNARDAAQVRPLLPGTEGCAALVTSRVRMVDLAGAHLVDLDVMSPDEALSLFTKIVGAERVASERKAALDVVAACGFLPLAIRIAASRLAARRTWTVSVLAAKLADERRRLDELQAGDLAVKATFELGYGALEPAQARAFRLLGLADGPDISVAAAAAVLDLPADETEDLLESLVDTSLLESAAPGRYRYHDLVRLYARACAERDEWPPSERDAAMSRLLDFYLATAAGVYAIERPGDRLVDQLAPTAHPGLVFADRHAAQDWLYAEAICLLACVTRSAGRPETLARAIDLLWAAHDLSESGANSKGYEATAQTLVEASRRLGDPRAEARALMTLVTVHLVIGRFEQADQEAERATLLARQARDLLPVCWASNARGILALYQNRHADGEEHLSQAIEHFRTLGDRPGEASALCNLSRIHLATGRTTSAVALAREGIGVYDAMGNTMRGANARYALGLALTQSGELDSATDRLHEALEVFRDSRQRLWEGMSLFRLAEVDLAARRPAQAAANAEMALTVLRGIGGEWRRGNVLTVLGRALSGIGQTGRAQVCWQEAVAIYEDLGSDEAVEVRALLTPLRAA